One Peromyscus leucopus breed LL Stock chromosome 4, UCI_PerLeu_2.1, whole genome shotgun sequence genomic region harbors:
- the LOC119087815 gene encoding atherin-like — protein sequence MTRAKEEARAAQALIGALPSNGGRIRRRRAAGAPRFLQPDDNISACQVVEWPAAGLRGPAAAEGCAAPRRAGPAAPGETAPGAQRAAAMGTLGKAREAPRKPPHGSRAGPKARLEAKSVNGPLPAQPSLAQITQFRMMVSLGHLAKGASLDDLIDSCIQSFGFGPQGSSSSIRS from the exons ATGACCCGGGCGAAGGAAGAAGCGAGGGCTGCGCAGGCCCTCATCGGGGCGCTACCGAGTAATGGGGGCAGGATTCGAAGAAGAAGAGCTGCGGGCGCCCCACGTTTCCTCCAGCCTGATGATAACATCAGCGCCTGTCAGGTGGTTG AGTGGCCGGCCGCCGGGCTGCGAGGGCCGGCGGCGGCCGAGGGATGCGCCGCGCCCCGCCGAGCCGGTCCCGCCGCTCCAGGTGAGACGGCTCCAGGAGCGCAGCGCGCCGCGGCCATGGGCACCCTGGGCAAGGCGAGAGAGGCTCCGCGG AAACCTCCCCATGGCTCCAGAGCTGGCCCTAAAGCAAGACTAGAGGCCAAATCAGTCAACggccctctccctgcccagcctAGCTTGGCCCAGATCACCCAGTTCCGAATGATGGTGTCCCTGGGACATTTGGCCAAAGGAGCCAGCCTGGATGATCTGATCGACAGCTGCATTCAATCTTTCG